Proteins encoded within one genomic window of Ottowia sp. SB7-C50:
- a CDS encoding GntR family transcriptional regulator has protein sequence MPDAAASAPPQTTWAGQAPAFSPLYQQIKGLVLQSLQAGDWKPGEVIPSELELAARYKVSQGTVRKAVDELAAENLLVRRQGRGTFVATHAEQHVQYRFLRLQPDQGTVDSEGPAQRDFVDCKRQRASAEVARLLGLRPGDPVLQARRLLRYGGVPTILEDIWLPGGPFKGLTVERLSQYHGPMYALFEAEFGVRMVRADEKIRAVLPDEAQATLLDVSAGTPLLSVERIAYTYNDAPMELRRGLYRTDTHHYRNQLS, from the coding sequence TTGCCCGACGCCGCTGCGAGCGCGCCGCCCCAGACCACCTGGGCGGGCCAGGCGCCCGCGTTCAGCCCGCTGTACCAGCAGATCAAGGGCCTGGTGTTGCAGAGCTTGCAGGCGGGCGACTGGAAACCGGGCGAAGTCATCCCCAGCGAGCTGGAACTGGCCGCGCGCTACAAGGTCAGCCAGGGCACCGTGCGCAAGGCGGTGGACGAACTGGCGGCCGAAAACCTGCTGGTGCGGCGCCAGGGCCGCGGCACTTTCGTGGCCACGCATGCCGAGCAGCATGTGCAATACCGCTTTCTGCGCCTGCAGCCCGACCAGGGCACCGTGGACAGCGAAGGCCCCGCGCAGCGCGATTTCGTCGACTGCAAGCGCCAGCGCGCCAGCGCCGAAGTGGCCCGCCTGCTGGGCCTGCGGCCGGGCGACCCGGTGCTGCAGGCGCGCCGGCTGCTGCGCTATGGCGGCGTACCGACGATTCTGGAAGACATCTGGCTGCCGGGCGGCCCGTTCAAGGGCCTGACCGTGGAGCGGCTGTCGCAGTACCACGGCCCGATGTACGCGCTGTTCGAAGCCGAGTTCGGCGTCCGCATGGTCCGGGCCGACGAGAAAATTCGCGCCGTCCTGCCCGACGAAGCGCAGGCCACGCTGCTCGATGTGTCCGCTGGCACGCCGCTGCTCAGCGTGGAACGCATTGCCTATACCTATAACGACGCGCCCATGGAACTGCGTCGCGGGTTGTATCGAACCGATACGCACCACTACCGCAACCAGCTGAGCTGA
- a CDS encoding malate dehydrogenase has translation MSKKPVRVAVTGAAGQIGYALLFRIASGEMLGKDQPVILQLLEIPDEKAQKALKGVMMELEDCAFPLLAGMEAHSDPMTAFKDTDYALLVGARPRGPGMERADLLAANAQIFTAQGKALNAVASRNVKVLVVGNPANTNAYIAMKSAPDLPAKNFTAMLRLDHNRAASQIAAKTGKAVKDIKKLTVWGNHSPTMYADYRFATIDGASVKDMINDQDWNANVFLPTVGKRGAAIIEARGLSSAASAANAAIDHMRDWALGSNGEWVTMGIPSQGWYGIPQDVMFGFPVTTENGEYKVVEGLPIDEFSQQCINKTLAELEGEKDGVKHLL, from the coding sequence ATGAGCAAGAAGCCCGTCCGCGTAGCCGTCACCGGTGCCGCCGGCCAAATCGGTTACGCCCTGCTGTTCCGTATCGCCTCCGGCGAAATGCTGGGCAAGGACCAGCCGGTCATCCTGCAACTGCTGGAGATCCCGGACGAAAAGGCGCAGAAGGCGCTCAAGGGCGTGATGATGGAACTGGAAGACTGCGCCTTCCCGCTGCTGGCCGGCATGGAAGCGCACAGCGACCCGATGACCGCCTTCAAGGACACCGACTACGCGCTGCTGGTCGGTGCCCGTCCGCGTGGCCCCGGCATGGAGCGCGCCGACCTGCTGGCCGCCAACGCACAGATCTTCACCGCCCAGGGCAAGGCGCTCAACGCCGTGGCCAGCCGCAACGTGAAGGTGCTGGTGGTTGGCAACCCGGCCAACACCAACGCCTACATCGCCATGAAGTCGGCGCCCGACCTGCCGGCCAAGAACTTCACCGCCATGCTGCGCCTGGACCACAACCGCGCCGCCAGCCAGATCGCCGCCAAGACCGGCAAGGCCGTCAAGGACATCAAGAAGCTGACCGTGTGGGGCAACCATTCGCCCACCATGTACGCCGACTACCGCTTTGCCACCATCGACGGCGCCAGCGTCAAGGACATGATCAACGACCAGGACTGGAACGCCAACGTCTTCCTGCCCACCGTGGGCAAGCGCGGCGCCGCCATCATCGAGGCGCGCGGTCTGTCGTCGGCCGCGTCGGCCGCCAACGCCGCCATCGACCACATGCGCGACTGGGCGCTGGGCAGCAATGGCGAGTGGGTCACCATGGGCATCCCGTCGCAGGGCTGGTATGGCATTCCCCAGGACGTGATGTTCGGGTTCCCGGTCACCACCGAAAACGGCGAATACAAGGTGGTCGAGGGCCTGCCCATCGACGAGTTCAGCCAGCAGTGCATCAACAAGACGCTGGCCGAGCTCGAAGGCGAGAAGGACGGCGTGAAGCACCTTCTGTGA
- a CDS encoding HpcH/HpaI aldolase/citrate lyase family protein: protein MTHPRDILLGAQAAAGLLPVCDHYSGVEARMRKSLQLQAEMTEEFGTCVFDVTLDCEDGAPVGGEAEHALLVTELAMSAPDGARVGVRVHPVDHPSFESDMDIVARDAGQRLTHIMIPKVESVDDVVRAEKALLAAYPKGLPLQVLIESPGAVHRTFDIAAHPRVQSLSFGLMDFVSAHGGAIPADGMGIEGQFTHPLVLRAKLEIASAAHAFGKVPSHCVVTEFSNADAMRTAARRAAREFGYTRMWSIHPSQIRPILAAFSPDEQQIDTASDILLAAARADWAPISYQGALHDRASYRHFWQVLERAHATGRALPSEVTAWF from the coding sequence ATGACCCATCCGCGTGACATCCTCCTTGGCGCCCAGGCTGCCGCCGGCTTGTTGCCGGTGTGCGACCACTACAGCGGCGTCGAGGCGCGCATGCGCAAGAGCCTGCAACTGCAGGCCGAGATGACCGAGGAGTTCGGCACCTGCGTGTTCGACGTCACGCTGGACTGCGAAGACGGCGCGCCGGTGGGCGGCGAGGCCGAGCACGCGCTGCTGGTGACCGAGCTTGCCATGTCCGCGCCCGATGGCGCACGGGTGGGGGTGCGCGTTCATCCGGTCGACCATCCGTCGTTCGAGAGCGACATGGACATCGTGGCGCGCGATGCGGGCCAGCGCCTGACGCACATCATGATTCCCAAGGTGGAATCGGTGGACGACGTGGTGCGTGCCGAAAAAGCCTTGCTGGCCGCGTATCCGAAGGGCCTGCCGCTGCAGGTGCTGATCGAGTCTCCCGGCGCGGTGCACCGTACATTCGACATCGCTGCGCACCCGCGCGTGCAGTCGCTCAGCTTCGGGCTGATGGACTTCGTGTCGGCGCACGGCGGGGCGATCCCGGCCGATGGCATGGGCATCGAAGGGCAGTTCACGCACCCGCTGGTACTGCGCGCCAAGCTCGAAATCGCCTCGGCCGCGCACGCTTTCGGCAAGGTGCCCTCGCACTGCGTGGTGACGGAGTTTTCGAACGCCGATGCCATGCGGACGGCGGCACGCCGCGCCGCGCGCGAGTTCGGCTACACGCGCATGTGGAGCATCCACCCGAGCCAGATCCGGCCGATCCTGGCGGCCTTTTCGCCGGACGAGCAGCAGATCGACACCGCCAGCGACATCCTGCTGGCCGCTGCGCGCGCCGACTGGGCGCCCATCAGTTACCAGGGCGCCTTGCATGACCGCGCCAGCTACCGCCATTTCTGGCAGGTGCTGGAACGCGCCCACGCCACCGGCAGGGCGCTGCCGAGCGAGGTGACCGCATGGTTCTGA
- the acnB gene encoding bifunctional aconitate hydratase 2/2-methylisocitrate dehydratase, with the protein MLNAYRAHVAERATLGIPPLPLDAKQTSELIELIKNPPAGEDTAFLLDLLTHRVPPGVDDAAKVKASFLAAVAHGDVKVDLISKAKATELLGTMVGGYNVHPLIELLDDAEVAGVAAEALKKTLLMFDFFNDVAAKAKAGNAKAKEVMQSWADAEWFTSRPEVEKKITVTVFKVPGETNTDDLSPAPDAWSRPDIPLHYLAMLKNTRPDAAFKPEEDGKRGPMQFIEDLKKKGHLVAYVGDVVGTGSSRKSATNSVIWATGQDIPFVPNKRFGGVTLGGKIAPIFFNTQEDSGSLPIEVDVSQFEMGDVLDIYPYDGKIEKNGQKVADFQLKSDVLLDEVRAGGRINLIIGRSLTAKSREALGLPASTAFRLPNAPVDTGKGFTLAQKMVGRACGLPEGQGIRPGTYCEPRMTTVGSQDTTGPMTRDELKDLACLGFSADMVMQSFCHTAAYPKPVDAKMHRELPAFISNRGGVALRPGDGVIHSWLNRLLLPDTVGTGGDSHTRFPIGISFPAGSGLVAFGAATGVMPLDMPESVLVRFKGELQPGVTLRDLVHAIPLYAIKQGLLTVAKAGKKNIFSGRVLEIEGLPQLKVEQAFELSDASAERSAAGCTIKLDKEPVIEYLKSNVVLMKNMIANGYQDAKTLARRIEKVEHWLANPQLLEADKDAEYAAVIEIDLADIKEPIVCCPNDPDDAKFLSEVAGTKIDEAFIGSCMTNIGHFRAAAKLLGGQRDIPVKLWVAPPTKMDEAELMKEGHYAAFGTAGARTEMPGCSLCMGNQAQVREGATVMSTSTRNFPNRLGKNTQVFLGSAELAAICSKLGRIPTVEEYRAEMGIIDKDKASVYRYMNFDQIEEYAETAKEVTA; encoded by the coding sequence ATGTTGAACGCCTACCGTGCCCACGTGGCTGAACGCGCCACCCTCGGTATTCCGCCGCTGCCGCTGGACGCCAAGCAGACGTCCGAGCTGATCGAGCTGATCAAGAACCCGCCCGCGGGTGAAGACACTGCCTTCCTGCTCGACCTGCTGACCCACCGCGTGCCGCCCGGCGTGGACGACGCGGCCAAGGTCAAGGCCAGCTTCCTGGCGGCCGTGGCGCACGGCGACGTCAAGGTCGACCTGATCAGCAAGGCCAAGGCCACCGAACTGCTGGGCACCATGGTGGGCGGCTACAACGTGCACCCGCTGATCGAACTGCTGGACGACGCCGAAGTCGCCGGCGTGGCCGCCGAGGCCCTGAAGAAGACGCTGCTGATGTTCGACTTCTTCAACGACGTGGCCGCCAAGGCCAAGGCCGGCAACGCCAAGGCCAAGGAAGTCATGCAAAGCTGGGCCGACGCCGAGTGGTTCACCAGCCGCCCTGAGGTCGAGAAGAAAATCACCGTCACCGTCTTCAAGGTGCCGGGCGAGACCAACACCGACGACCTGTCGCCCGCGCCCGACGCCTGGAGCCGCCCGGACATTCCGCTGCACTACCTGGCGATGCTGAAGAACACCCGGCCCGACGCCGCCTTCAAGCCCGAGGAAGACGGCAAGCGCGGCCCGATGCAGTTCATCGAAGACCTGAAGAAAAAGGGCCACCTGGTCGCCTACGTGGGCGACGTGGTCGGCACCGGCTCCAGCCGCAAGTCGGCCACCAACAGCGTGATCTGGGCCACCGGGCAAGACATTCCCTTCGTGCCCAACAAGCGCTTCGGCGGCGTCACGCTGGGCGGCAAGATTGCGCCGATCTTCTTCAACACGCAGGAAGACTCGGGTTCGCTGCCGATCGAAGTCGACGTCAGCCAGTTCGAAATGGGCGACGTGCTCGACATCTACCCCTACGACGGCAAGATCGAGAAAAACGGCCAGAAGGTCGCCGACTTCCAGCTCAAGAGCGACGTGCTGCTGGACGAAGTGCGCGCCGGCGGCCGCATCAACCTGATCATCGGCCGCAGCCTCACCGCCAAGTCGCGCGAGGCGCTGGGCCTGCCGGCTTCCACGGCGTTCCGCCTGCCCAACGCTCCGGTCGATACCGGCAAGGGCTTTACGCTGGCACAGAAGATGGTCGGCCGCGCCTGCGGCCTGCCGGAAGGCCAGGGCATCCGCCCCGGCACCTACTGCGAGCCGCGCATGACCACCGTCGGCAGCCAGGACACCACCGGCCCGATGACGCGCGACGAGCTGAAGGACCTGGCATGCCTGGGCTTCTCGGCCGACATGGTGATGCAGTCGTTCTGCCACACGGCGGCCTACCCGAAGCCAGTGGACGCCAAGATGCACCGCGAGTTGCCCGCGTTCATCAGCAACCGTGGCGGCGTGGCGCTGCGTCCGGGCGACGGCGTCATCCACAGCTGGCTCAACCGCCTGCTGCTGCCCGACACCGTGGGCACGGGCGGCGACAGCCACACGCGTTTCCCCATCGGCATCAGCTTCCCCGCTGGCTCTGGCCTGGTGGCCTTTGGCGCCGCCACCGGCGTCATGCCGCTCGACATGCCCGAATCGGTGCTGGTGCGCTTCAAGGGCGAACTGCAGCCGGGCGTGACCCTGCGCGACCTGGTGCACGCCATTCCGCTGTACGCCATCAAGCAGGGCCTGCTGACGGTGGCCAAGGCCGGCAAGAAGAACATCTTCTCGGGCCGCGTGCTCGAGATCGAAGGCCTGCCGCAACTCAAGGTCGAACAGGCGTTCGAGCTGTCTGACGCGTCGGCCGAGCGCAGCGCGGCCGGCTGCACGATCAAGCTCGACAAGGAGCCGGTCATCGAGTACCTGAAGTCCAACGTGGTGCTGATGAAGAACATGATCGCCAACGGCTACCAGGACGCCAAGACGCTGGCGCGCCGCATCGAGAAGGTGGAGCACTGGCTGGCCAACCCGCAACTGCTCGAAGCCGACAAGGACGCCGAGTACGCCGCCGTGATCGAGATCGACCTGGCCGACATCAAGGAACCCATCGTCTGCTGCCCCAACGACCCGGACGACGCCAAGTTCCTGTCCGAAGTGGCCGGCACCAAGATCGACGAGGCCTTCATCGGCTCGTGCATGACCAACATCGGCCACTTCCGCGCGGCGGCCAAGCTGCTGGGCGGCCAGCGCGACATCCCCGTCAAGCTGTGGGTCGCACCACCCACCAAGATGGACGAAGCCGAGCTGATGAAGGAAGGCCACTACGCCGCCTTCGGCACCGCCGGTGCGCGCACCGAGATGCCTGGCTGCTCGCTGTGCATGGGCAACCAGGCGCAGGTGCGTGAAGGCGCCACGGTGATGAGCACCAGCACCCGCAACTTCCCCAACCGCCTGGGCAAGAACACGCAGGTGTTCCTGGGCAGCGCCGAACTGGCTGCCATCTGCTCCAAGCTGGGCCGCATCCCGACGGTGGAGGAATACCGCGCCGAGATGGGCATCATCGACAAGGACAAGGCCAGCGTGTACCGCTACATGAACTTCGACCAGATCGAGGAATACGCCGAGACCGCGAAGGAAGTGACTGCCTGA
- a CDS encoding PhoH family protein, with protein MPLPPPPSRRGAKLSSDVIDLSARRTPSRAAAGSRGASVAQQALPLVEETQNAPPAAAPASHAARADAPRRPAALVRAPEAATPARRPAKAAKARSTGPTRLFVLDTNVLLHDPMALFRFEEHDIFLPMIVLEELDGHKKGMTEVARNGRQTSRQLDALAGVKGADMARGLALNSTGHVAAGGKLYFQTTPLDVTMPAALPQGKADNQILGVVAALEKQHAPREVVLVSKDINMRVKARALGLCAEDYENDKTLEDGDLLYSGVLQLPPDFWTRQSKTIESWQSGSATFYRISGPVVANLYINQFVYFESPGEPSLYARVTEIRDKTAVLKTLKDFTHLKNGVWGVTARNREQNFALNLLMDPDIDFVTLAGTAGTGKTLLALASGLTQVLDDRRYTEIIMTRATVSVGEDIGFLPGTEEEKMGPWMGALDDNLEFLAKGDGSGAGEWGRAATNELIRSRIKIKSMNFMRGRTFMNKWIIIDEAQNLTPKQMKTLITRAGPGTKIICMGNLAQIDTPYLTEGSSGMTFAVDRFKGWPHGGHVTLARGERSRLADFASEVL; from the coding sequence ATGCCCCTGCCCCCTCCCCCGAGCCGACGCGGCGCCAAGCTTTCCTCTGATGTGATCGACCTGTCCGCGCGGCGGACCCCATCGCGCGCGGCAGCGGGGTCGCGCGGAGCCAGCGTCGCGCAGCAGGCGCTGCCGCTGGTGGAAGAAACCCAGAACGCGCCGCCCGCCGCAGCGCCGGCATCGCACGCCGCACGCGCCGATGCGCCGCGCCGGCCCGCAGCGCTGGTCCGAGCGCCCGAAGCCGCCACGCCAGCGCGCCGGCCGGCCAAGGCCGCGAAGGCGCGCTCGACCGGGCCGACGCGCCTGTTCGTGCTGGACACCAATGTCCTGCTGCACGACCCGATGGCGCTGTTCCGCTTCGAAGAACACGACATCTTCCTGCCGATGATCGTGCTGGAAGAGCTGGACGGCCACAAGAAAGGCATGACCGAGGTCGCCCGCAACGGCCGCCAGACCAGCCGCCAGCTGGACGCCCTGGCCGGCGTGAAGGGTGCTGACATGGCGCGCGGCCTGGCGCTCAATTCGACCGGCCATGTGGCTGCGGGCGGCAAGCTGTACTTCCAGACCACGCCGCTGGACGTGACCATGCCGGCCGCGCTGCCGCAGGGCAAGGCCGACAACCAGATCCTCGGCGTGGTCGCCGCACTCGAAAAGCAGCACGCACCCCGCGAGGTGGTGCTGGTGTCGAAGGACATCAACATGCGCGTGAAGGCGCGTGCGCTGGGCCTGTGCGCCGAAGACTACGAGAACGACAAGACGCTGGAGGACGGCGACCTGCTCTACTCCGGCGTGCTGCAGCTGCCGCCGGATTTCTGGACGCGGCAGAGCAAGACCATCGAAAGCTGGCAGTCGGGCAGCGCCACCTTCTACCGCATCAGCGGGCCGGTGGTGGCCAACCTGTACATCAACCAGTTCGTCTATTTCGAATCGCCCGGCGAGCCGAGCCTGTACGCCCGCGTGACTGAAATCCGCGACAAGACGGCCGTGCTGAAGACGCTGAAGGACTTTACGCACCTGAAGAACGGCGTGTGGGGCGTGACGGCGCGCAACCGCGAGCAGAATTTCGCGCTCAACCTGCTGATGGACCCGGACATCGACTTCGTCACGCTGGCCGGCACGGCCGGCACGGGCAAGACGCTGCTGGCGCTGGCCTCGGGCCTGACGCAGGTGCTGGACGACCGGCGCTACACCGAGATCATCATGACCCGCGCCACCGTCAGCGTGGGCGAAGACATCGGCTTTCTGCCCGGCACCGAGGAAGAAAAGATGGGCCCGTGGATGGGCGCGCTGGACGACAACCTCGAATTCCTGGCCAAGGGCGACGGCTCGGGCGCCGGGGAATGGGGCCGCGCCGCCACCAACGAGCTGATCCGCAGCCGCATCAAGATCAAGAGCATGAACTTCATGCGCGGCCGCACCTTCATGAACAAGTGGATCATCATCGACGAGGCGCAGAACCTGACGCCCAAGCAGATGAAGACGCTGATCACCCGCGCCGGCCCGGGCACCAAGATCATCTGCATGGGCAACCTGGCGCAGATCGACACGCCGTACCTGACCGAAGGCTCCTCAGGCATGACCTTCGCCGTCGACCGCTTCAAGGGCTGGCCCCACGGCGGCCACGTGACGCTGGCGCGCGGCGAGCGTTCACGCCTGGCGGACTTCGCCAGCGAAGTGCTGTGA
- a CDS encoding peroxiredoxin, whose amino-acid sequence MPIVVNKPLPEFEAIATGDVKVTNTSHLGQALVLYFYPKDNTPGCTTEAMQFRDKYKDFVKAGAVVYGVSRDNMASHDAFKAKLELPFELIADTEEKMCHMFGVVKNKIMYGKKVKGIERSTFLVNADGILVQEWRGLKVPGHVEDVLKAVKVLKKAA is encoded by the coding sequence ATGCCGATCGTTGTCAACAAACCCCTGCCCGAATTCGAAGCGATTGCGACCGGCGACGTCAAAGTAACCAACACCTCCCACCTCGGCCAAGCCCTCGTCCTGTACTTCTACCCCAAGGACAACACGCCCGGCTGCACCACCGAGGCGATGCAGTTTCGCGACAAGTACAAGGATTTCGTCAAGGCCGGCGCCGTCGTCTACGGTGTCAGCCGCGACAACATGGCCTCGCACGACGCCTTCAAGGCCAAGCTGGAACTGCCCTTCGAGCTGATCGCCGACACCGAAGAAAAAATGTGCCACATGTTCGGCGTGGTCAAGAACAAGATCATGTACGGCAAGAAGGTCAAGGGCATCGAGCGCAGCACCTTCCTCGTCAACGCCGACGGCATCCTGGTGCAGGAGTGGCGCGGCCTGAAGGTGCCGGGCCACGTGGAAGACGTCCTGAAGGCGGTGAAAGTGCTGAAAAAGGCCGCCTGA
- a CDS encoding Mth938-like domain-containing protein, translating to MKFQPERFGSAITGYGPGWIAMGAERVAHSLVLDSEGERADWACQHFDDLTAAHFAPLADRRPELVIFGSGNTLRFPKPAWTRPLVEAGIGLESMDTAAACRTYNILAAEGRRVVAALLVEADAPQPDALK from the coding sequence ATGAAATTCCAGCCCGAACGCTTCGGCTCCGCCATCACCGGATACGGCCCCGGCTGGATCGCCATGGGCGCCGAGCGCGTGGCGCACAGCCTGGTGCTGGACAGCGAGGGGGAGCGCGCCGATTGGGCGTGCCAGCACTTCGACGATTTGACCGCCGCGCATTTCGCGCCGCTGGCCGACCGGCGGCCTGAACTGGTGATCTTCGGCAGCGGCAACACGCTGCGGTTTCCGAAGCCTGCGTGGACGCGGCCCCTGGTCGAGGCAGGCATCGGCCTGGAATCGATGGACACCGCCGCCGCCTGCCGCACCTACAACATTCTGGCGGCGGAGGGACGACGCGTGGTGGCCGCGCTGCTGGTGGAAGCCGACGCGCCACAGCCGGATGCGTTAAAATGA
- a CDS encoding pyridoxal phosphate-dependent aminotransferase: MKPIHKSAKLANVLYDVRGPIVDAARQMEDEGQKIIKLNIGNLAPFGFQPPEEIVQDMIRNLPDSAGYSDSKGIFSARKAVMHYTQEQGIADVTIDDIYLGNGASDLIGMATNALLSEGDEMLVPAPDYPLWTAVASLSGGKPVHYLCDEGNGWMPNLADIRAKITPRTKAIVVINPNNPTGALYSDELLMGIIEIAREHNLVLMADEVYDKVLFDGNRHTALASLSEDVLTLTFNSLSKAYRSCGFRAGWMVISGDKSAAKDYIEGINMLANIKLGSNVPGQFAIQTALGGYQSINDLVKEGGRLRRQRDLAYELITAIPGVTCVKPQAALYMFPRLDPKMYPIEDDRQFFMEVLRATRVMLVQGSGFNYPDNHHFRIVFLPHEDDLREAIGRLAKFLEAYRARHARTAPVFDIATKKEAARA, encoded by the coding sequence ATGAAGCCCATCCACAAATCCGCCAAGCTGGCGAACGTGCTGTACGACGTGCGTGGACCCATCGTGGACGCCGCCCGCCAGATGGAGGACGAGGGCCAGAAGATCATCAAGCTGAACATCGGCAACCTGGCGCCGTTCGGCTTTCAGCCGCCCGAGGAGATCGTGCAGGACATGATCCGCAACCTGCCCGATTCGGCCGGTTACTCCGACAGCAAGGGCATCTTCTCGGCGCGCAAGGCGGTGATGCATTACACGCAGGAGCAGGGCATTGCCGACGTCACCATCGATGACATCTATCTGGGCAACGGCGCCAGCGACCTGATCGGCATGGCCACCAACGCGCTGCTGTCCGAGGGTGACGAGATGCTGGTGCCCGCGCCCGACTACCCGCTGTGGACGGCCGTCGCCAGCCTCTCGGGCGGCAAGCCGGTGCACTACCTGTGCGACGAGGGCAACGGCTGGATGCCCAACCTGGCCGACATCCGCGCCAAGATCACGCCGCGCACCAAGGCCATCGTCGTCATCAACCCCAACAACCCGACCGGCGCGCTGTATTCGGACGAGTTGCTGATGGGCATCATCGAAATCGCGCGCGAGCACAACCTGGTCCTCATGGCCGACGAGGTGTACGACAAGGTGCTGTTTGACGGCAACCGGCACACGGCGCTGGCCAGCTTGTCCGAAGACGTGCTGACGCTGACCTTCAACTCGTTGTCCAAGGCCTATCGCTCGTGCGGCTTCCGCGCGGGCTGGATGGTGATTTCGGGCGACAAGTCGGCTGCCAAGGACTACATCGAGGGCATCAACATGCTCGCGAACATCAAGCTGGGCAGCAACGTGCCGGGCCAGTTCGCGATCCAGACCGCGCTGGGCGGCTACCAGAGCATCAACGACCTGGTGAAGGAGGGCGGCCGCCTGCGCCGCCAGCGCGACCTGGCTTACGAGCTGATCACCGCCATTCCCGGCGTGACCTGCGTCAAGCCACAGGCGGCGCTGTACATGTTCCCGCGCCTCGACCCCAAGATGTACCCCATCGAGGATGACCGCCAGTTCTTCATGGAAGTGCTGCGTGCCACCCGCGTCATGCTGGTGCAGGGCAGCGGCTTCAACTACCCCGACAACCACCACTTCCGCATCGTCTTTCTGCCGCACGAGGACGATCTGCGCGAAGCCATCGGGCGGCTGGCGAAGTTTCTCGAAGCCTACCGGGCCCGCCACGCACGCACCGCGCCCGTGTTCGACATTGCTACCAAAAAAGAAGCTGCCCGCGCTTGA
- a CDS encoding homoserine dehydrogenase, producing the protein MKPIQVGLLGIGTVGSGTFNVLKRNQEEIKRRAGRGIAITMVADLDTARAQQVVGPDVQVVSDARAVIANPDIEIVIELIGGYGIAKTLVMEAIAAGKHVVTANKALLAVHGTEIFEAAHQKGVMVAFEAAVAGGVPIIKALREGLTANRIQWIAGIINGTTNFILSEMRDKGLDFDVVLKEAQALGYAEADPTFDIEGVDAAHKATIMSAIAFGIPVQFYKAHVEGITKLSATDIRYAEQLGYRIKLLGITKRREGQGVELRVHPTLVPARRLIANVEGAMNAVVVNGDAVGTTLYYGKGAGSEPTASAVIADLVDVTRLATSDPQHRVPHLAFQPGQMRDVSVLPMDEVVTSYYLRLRVKDEAGVLSQVTRILADGGISINAVLQREADDVAGTDAGAGEPTPDQTDLIILTHDTREGAMNTVLAQLQALPSVLAPIVRIRKEELA; encoded by the coding sequence ATGAAACCGATTCAAGTAGGCCTGCTGGGCATTGGCACCGTGGGCAGCGGCACGTTCAACGTGCTCAAACGCAACCAGGAAGAAATCAAGCGCCGTGCGGGCCGCGGCATCGCCATCACCATGGTGGCCGACCTCGACACCGCGCGCGCGCAGCAGGTCGTCGGCCCCGACGTGCAGGTGGTCTCCGACGCCCGCGCCGTCATCGCCAACCCCGACATCGAGATCGTCATCGAACTGATCGGCGGCTACGGCATCGCCAAGACGCTGGTGATGGAAGCTATCGCCGCCGGCAAGCACGTGGTCACCGCCAACAAGGCGCTGCTCGCCGTGCACGGCACCGAGATCTTCGAGGCGGCGCATCAAAAGGGCGTGATGGTCGCGTTCGAGGCCGCGGTGGCTGGCGGCGTGCCCATCATCAAGGCGCTGCGCGAAGGCCTGACGGCCAACCGCATCCAGTGGATCGCCGGCATCATCAACGGCACGACCAACTTCATCCTGTCCGAGATGCGCGACAAGGGGCTGGACTTCGACGTCGTGCTGAAAGAGGCGCAGGCGCTGGGCTACGCCGAGGCCGACCCCACCTTCGACATCGAGGGCGTGGACGCCGCGCACAAGGCCACGATCATGAGTGCCATCGCGTTCGGCATTCCGGTGCAGTTCTACAAGGCCCACGTCGAGGGCATCACCAAGCTGTCGGCCACCGACATCCGCTACGCCGAGCAACTGGGCTACCGCATCAAGCTGCTGGGCATCACCAAGCGGCGCGAAGGCCAGGGCGTCGAGCTGCGCGTGCACCCCACGCTGGTGCCGGCCCGGCGGCTGATTGCCAATGTCGAGGGCGCGATGAACGCGGTGGTGGTCAACGGCGACGCCGTCGGCACCACGCTGTACTACGGCAAGGGCGCCGGCAGCGAACCCACGGCCAGCGCGGTGATTGCCGACCTGGTCGACGTCACCCGCCTGGCCACCAGCGACCCGCAGCACCGCGTGCCGCACCTGGCCTTCCAGCCCGGGCAGATGCGCGACGTGAGCGTGCTGCCCATGGACGAGGTCGTCACCAGCTACTACCTGCGCCTGCGCGTGAAGGACGAAGCCGGCGTGCTGTCGCAAGTCACCCGCATCCTGGCCGACGGCGGCATCAGCATCAACGCCGTGCTGCAGCGCGAGGCCGATGACGTGGCCGGCACCGACGCCGGCGCCGGCGAGCCCACGCCCGACCAGACCGACCTGATCATCCTGACGCACGACACGCGCGAAGGCGCCATGAACACCGTGCTGGCGCAATTGCAGGCGCTGCCCAGCGTGTTGGCGCCCATCGTGCGCATCCGCAAGGAAGAACTGGCCTGA